A genomic stretch from Chitinophaga lutea includes:
- a CDS encoding arsenate reductase family protein, translated as MKKTYHLANCDTCRRILDETGVAAKGFELQDIKTEKITPAQLDEMKKLAGSYEALFSRRSMKFRPMGLHEKELTEADYRKLILEEYTFLKRPVTIAGKKIFVGNDKKTVTALKEFLLTNSK; from the coding sequence ATGAAGAAAACCTATCACTTAGCCAACTGCGATACCTGCAGGAGGATTCTGGACGAAACGGGCGTTGCCGCCAAAGGTTTTGAGCTGCAGGATATCAAAACGGAAAAGATCACGCCGGCGCAGCTGGATGAAATGAAAAAACTGGCGGGTAGCTACGAGGCGCTGTTCAGCCGCCGCTCCATGAAATTCCGCCCCATGGGCCTCCATGAAAAGGAGCTGACGGAAGCGGACTACCGCAAACTTATCCTGGAAGAATACACGTTCCTGAAACGGCCGGTCACCATTGCGGGCAAGAAAATATTCGTCGGCAACGACAAAAAAACGGTGACCGCCCTGAAGGAGTTTTTGTTAACCAATTCCAAATAA
- a CDS encoding glycosyltransferase produces the protein MSTNDQVPKKVLIVPLDWGLGHATRDIPLIHELLNAGCEIVIAAEGKHAALLGAEFPQLTILPLPGYHIRYSQKGLFFGLKIVRQIPKIWRAVRFEQAWLRKTVAELGIDAVISDNRFGLYHPDIPCIFISHQLLIKTPFGGVTERLLQKINYRFINRYTACWVPDFAGEPNLSGILAHPKELPAHTEYLGCLSRFEPMPGVEKKYDLLALISGPEPQRTNLEELILAELREMPGIKALIVSGRPDQAARREVAPGISQVSHLNARDLNEAMLAADMVLCRSGYTTLMDLAKLNKKAILVPTPGQSEQEYLGKYLMQKGYFYSLPQHQFKLRKALEAVKTFPFTAFQHGHDMTAYKKVVRDFAETL, from the coding sequence TTGTCCACAAACGACCAGGTGCCAAAAAAAGTGCTCATTGTACCCCTGGATTGGGGATTGGGCCACGCCACGCGCGACATTCCGCTGATACACGAACTATTAAACGCTGGCTGTGAAATAGTTATTGCGGCCGAAGGCAAACACGCCGCCCTGCTGGGTGCCGAGTTCCCCCAGCTCACCATCCTCCCCCTCCCCGGTTATCACATCCGTTATTCACAAAAAGGGCTGTTTTTCGGCCTCAAGATCGTCCGCCAGATCCCCAAAATATGGCGCGCCGTGCGGTTCGAGCAGGCCTGGCTCCGCAAAACGGTGGCCGAACTGGGCATCGATGCCGTGATCTCGGACAACCGCTTCGGGCTGTACCACCCCGATATTCCCTGTATTTTCATTTCCCACCAGCTGCTGATCAAAACGCCCTTCGGCGGCGTTACGGAAAGGCTGTTGCAAAAAATAAACTACCGTTTCATCAACCGCTATACGGCCTGCTGGGTGCCCGATTTCGCCGGTGAGCCCAACCTGAGCGGCATACTGGCCCATCCGAAGGAACTGCCGGCGCACACCGAATACCTCGGCTGCCTTTCCCGCTTCGAGCCCATGCCCGGGGTAGAGAAAAAATACGACCTGCTGGCCCTCATTTCCGGGCCCGAGCCCCAGCGCACCAACCTCGAAGAGCTCATTCTGGCCGAGCTCCGGGAGATGCCGGGTATCAAAGCCCTGATCGTCAGCGGCCGGCCGGACCAGGCGGCCCGCCGCGAAGTGGCCCCGGGCATTTCACAGGTGAGCCACCTCAATGCCCGCGACCTCAACGAAGCCATGCTGGCTGCGGATATGGTGCTGTGCCGCTCCGGGTACACCACCCTGATGGACCTCGCCAAACTGAACAAAAAAGCCATCCTCGTGCCCACCCCCGGCCAGTCGGAACAGGAATATCTCGGCAAATACCTCATGCAGAAAGGGTACTTCTACAGCCTCCCCCAGCACCAGTTCAAACTGAGAAAAGCGCTGGAGGCGGTGAAGACCTTCCCGTTCACCGCTTTTCAACACGGCCATGACATGACGGCCTACAAAAAAGTGGTGCGCGACTTCGCCGAAACACTTTAG
- a CDS encoding formimidoylglutamase, whose product MIDFSHLQDFLRPVSKTQINDDEPYEHLQIGSSIDVYEEDNIPDLDAADIVLLGAGETRGNGLPNGRTDAPDVVRREFYRLFHWHQDVRLADAGNLLSGRSLNDAYAAYKSVVTELIDAGKTVIILGGSHDLTYAQYQAYAMKKYIIEVTVADALIDLQETEVRSQNFLLNMFMEQPNYIRHYNHIGFQSYFVQPRMLETLDKLRFDCYRLGKVRENIEEIEPVLRNTDLFSVDINMIKHTDAPASSLSPNGFSGEEACALSRYAGMSSQLSTYGIYGYNPDKDRDNLTAKQIAQMLWYFMDGRSVKNKEAQLIHRESFLEFHIAFTDIDTIFLKSKKTGRWWMQLPDKNFVPCAYSDYLLASNNEIPERWLRSQERL is encoded by the coding sequence ATGATCGATTTTTCGCATCTGCAGGACTTTCTGCGTCCTGTTTCCAAAACACAGATCAATGATGACGAACCGTATGAGCACCTGCAGATAGGCAGTTCCATAGACGTCTATGAAGAAGATAATATTCCGGACCTGGATGCGGCCGATATTGTTTTGCTCGGCGCGGGCGAAACGCGCGGCAACGGCCTGCCGAATGGCCGTACGGACGCGCCGGACGTGGTGCGCCGCGAATTCTACCGGCTTTTCCACTGGCACCAGGACGTGCGCCTGGCCGATGCCGGCAACCTGCTTTCCGGCCGCTCCCTGAACGATGCCTACGCCGCCTATAAAAGCGTGGTAACGGAACTGATCGATGCCGGCAAAACCGTGATCATCCTCGGCGGCTCGCACGACCTCACGTACGCCCAGTACCAGGCCTACGCCATGAAAAAATACATCATCGAGGTAACGGTGGCCGATGCGCTCATAGACCTCCAGGAAACGGAAGTGCGCTCGCAGAACTTCCTCCTCAATATGTTCATGGAGCAGCCCAACTACATCCGCCATTATAACCATATCGGTTTCCAGAGTTATTTCGTACAGCCGCGCATGCTCGAAACGCTCGACAAACTGCGGTTCGACTGTTACCGCCTCGGCAAGGTGCGGGAAAACATCGAAGAGATAGAGCCCGTGCTGCGCAATACCGACCTGTTCAGCGTAGACATCAACATGATCAAACATACGGACGCACCGGCCAGCTCCCTCTCCCCGAACGGGTTCAGCGGAGAAGAAGCCTGCGCCCTGTCGAGGTACGCCGGGATGAGCTCCCAGCTCAGTACCTACGGCATCTACGGGTACAATCCCGATAAAGACCGCGATAACCTCACGGCCAAACAGATCGCCCAGATGCTCTGGTATTTTATGGACGGGCGTTCCGTAAAAAACAAGGAGGCCCAGCTCATTCACCGCGAGTCGTTCCTCGAGTTCCACATCGCCTTTACCGACATCGACACCATTTTCCTGAAAAGCAAAAAAACCGGCCGCTGGTGGATGCAGCTGCCCGATAAAAATTTCGTGCCCTGCGCCTACAGCGATTACCTGCTGGCCAGCAACAACGAAATTCCGGAAAGGTGGCTCCGCAGCCAGGAAAGACTTTGA
- a CDS encoding YitT family protein: MTTPSRRARIARLNLIQNSQDAVLIAIGVLLAALGLKAFLLPNAFLDGGVTGISLLVNRLTGWSISVLLVVINLPFILLAYRQLSRAFTLKTIAAIVGLACCLVFIEVPVITHDKLLIAIFGGFFLGAGIGMSIRGGAVLDGTEVLALFINRKTVLSVGEVIMYFNVLIFAVAAILINIETALYAMLTYMSASKTVDFVISGFEEYIALTVISDKSELIRKTLTLKLKKGVTVFKGKSGYGKRGEINNDIEIVYTVVTRLEVHKIIDEIEKIDEKAFIVQHNINDTRGGMIKRRATHH, from the coding sequence TTGACTACTCCTTCGCGCCGCGCACGAATTGCCCGTCTGAACCTCATCCAGAATTCACAGGATGCGGTGCTGATCGCTATTGGCGTGCTGCTGGCCGCCCTGGGCCTGAAAGCGTTCCTGCTCCCCAATGCTTTTCTCGACGGCGGGGTAACGGGTATTTCGCTGCTGGTGAACCGCCTTACGGGCTGGTCCATTTCGGTTCTGCTCGTCGTCATTAACCTGCCGTTCATCCTGCTGGCCTACCGCCAGCTTTCCCGGGCATTCACCCTGAAAACCATCGCCGCCATCGTGGGCCTGGCCTGCTGCCTGGTGTTTATCGAGGTGCCGGTGATCACGCACGACAAACTGCTGATCGCCATTTTCGGCGGGTTTTTCCTGGGAGCGGGCATCGGCATGTCTATCCGCGGCGGCGCCGTGCTCGACGGCACGGAGGTGCTGGCCCTGTTCATCAACCGTAAGACCGTACTGTCCGTCGGAGAAGTGATCATGTATTTCAACGTGTTGATCTTCGCGGTGGCCGCCATCCTCATCAACATCGAAACCGCGCTGTACGCCATGCTGACGTATATGTCGGCTTCCAAAACGGTCGACTTCGTGATCAGCGGTTTCGAAGAATACATCGCGCTGACGGTGATCTCGGACAAAAGCGAGCTCATCCGCAAAACGCTTACCCTGAAACTGAAAAAAGGGGTGACGGTGTTCAAAGGCAAAAGCGGCTACGGGAAAAGAGGAGAAATCAACAACGACATAGAAATCGTCTATACGGTGGTAACCCGCCTGGAAGTGCATAAAATTATAGATGAGATTGAAAAAATCGATGAAAAAGCGTTTATTGTGCAACACAATATCAACGATACGCGCGGCGGGATGATCAAGCGCCGGGCCACTCATCATTAA
- a CDS encoding alpha/beta hydrolase — MKNSFVATLLMITAFHATAQERIDLYPGQPQLKIAGGRKIDDVPHINHYKARADKKNGAAVLICPGGGYAHLAVDHEGKDVAAFYTEQGFDAIVLHYRLNDASQSGSRFPAQYNDVTNAMRLVKSKAAAWQLDPEKIGVLGFSAGGHLASTLATMLIPASGQPRNELEKWSSRPAFAILVYPVISMSESFRHNGSAVNLLGPDASAALKDSLSTDKRVTAETPPTMLIHATDDKGVPIENSFVFYNALRKNNVPATMHVYDHGGHGFGMAPKDPVLNSWPALSVTWINGVLGKGK; from the coding sequence ATGAAGAACAGCTTTGTTGCCACATTGCTTATGATCACTGCATTTCACGCCACCGCCCAGGAAAGGATAGACCTTTATCCCGGCCAGCCGCAACTCAAAATCGCCGGCGGCCGCAAAATCGACGATGTTCCGCACATCAATCACTATAAGGCCCGCGCCGACAAAAAGAACGGCGCTGCCGTGCTGATTTGTCCCGGTGGGGGATACGCCCACCTCGCGGTTGACCACGAAGGAAAGGACGTGGCGGCGTTTTACACCGAACAGGGTTTCGACGCCATCGTGCTGCACTACCGCCTCAACGACGCTTCGCAAAGCGGCTCCCGCTTTCCCGCGCAATACAACGACGTCACCAACGCCATGCGCCTCGTCAAATCGAAAGCCGCGGCCTGGCAACTGGATCCCGAAAAGATAGGCGTGCTGGGGTTTTCAGCCGGAGGGCATCTCGCCTCCACGCTGGCTACCATGCTCATCCCCGCCAGCGGCCAGCCCAGGAACGAACTGGAAAAATGGAGCAGCCGCCCGGCTTTCGCGATACTGGTATACCCTGTTATCAGCATGAGCGAAAGTTTCCGGCACAACGGCAGCGCCGTGAACCTGCTCGGGCCCGATGCTTCCGCGGCCCTGAAAGATTCACTGTCTACCGATAAACGGGTGACCGCGGAAACGCCGCCCACCATGCTGATCCACGCCACGGACGATAAAGGTGTGCCGATCGAAAACAGCTTCGTTTTTTACAACGCGCTCCGCAAAAACAATGTGCCCGCCACCATGCACGTATACGATCATGGCGGCCACGGCTTCGGGATGGCGCCGAAAGACCCGGTGCTCAACAGCTGGCCGGCACTGAGCGTTACCTGGATCAACGGGGTGCTCGGGAAAGGGAAATAA